The segment AACGCCGGTGCCATCCCTCACCCATGTTGCATCGGCCGTGGAGGCCTCATCGCCGGCAAGTCGGCTCCTACAGTATTGTCAGACCCTTCCTACGCTCTATTCAGGAGCATCCGCCTGTCACCTAAAGTGCGAAACATGTTGAAAAATTCGCCTTTATCGCCTGCGCAAACGTTCAACATTCGGCAAAGTTATACGAATGCGACATCCATGTACGCTCGTACTACTTTTTTGACGCCAACCCTCCTGCTGAGTGTTGCATTGGGAACGGGGCCTGCATAAGTTTCCGCAGGTCGGCTCACGAGGCCACCTCTACTAAAAAATGACAACAATGAGGCCACCATGCTCAAACACGCAGTCATTCCGTTCCTGGTTGGCGCAGGCTTGCTAGCCGCCGCACCCTCCGTACTTGCAGCCTCCAACCTGGTGTTCTGCTCCGAAGGCAGCCCGGCCGGCTTCGACCCGGGGCAATACACCACCGGAACCGACTTCGACGCCTCCGCCGAAACCATCTTCAACCGCCTGACCCAGTTCGAGCGTGGCGGCACCAAGGTCATCCCGGGCCTGGCCACCAAGTGGGAAGTCTCCGACGACGGCAAGACCTACACCTTCCATCTGCGTGAAGGCGTGAAGTTCCACACCACCGAGTACTTCAAGCCCACCCGCGAGTTCGACGCCGACGACGTGCTGTTCACCTTCAACCGCATGCTCGACAAGAACCACCCGTTCCGTAAGGCCTACCCCACCGAATTCCCGTACTTCACCGACATGGGCATGGACAAGAACATTGCCCGCATCGAGAAAGTCGACCCGCACACCGTGCGCTTCACCCTCAACGAAGTGGACGCCGCGTTCATCCAGAACCTGGCCATGAGCTTCGCCTCTGTGCAGTCCGCCGAGTACGCCGACCAGTTGCTCAAGCAGGGCAAGGCCGCCGACATCAACCAGAAGCCGATCGGCACCGGCCCGTTCGTGTTCAGCAAGTACCAGAAAGACGCGCAGATCCGCTACAAGGGCAACAAGGACTACTGGCAGCCCGACGACGTGAAGATCGACAACCTGATCTTCGCCATCAGCACCGACGCCTCGGTGCGCATGCAAAAACTCAAGAAGAACGAGTGCCAGGTCACCCTGTTCCCGCGCCCGGCCGACATCGAGCCGCTGAAGAAAGACGCGAAGCTGCAAATGCCTGAACAGGCCGGCTTCAACCTGGGTTACATCGCCTACAACGTGATGGACAAGATCAAGGGCGAAAGCCAGCCCAACCCGCTGTCGCAGCTCAAGGTGCGTGAAGCCCTGGACATGGCGGTGAACAAGCAGCAGATCATCG is part of the Pseudomonas fakonensis genome and harbors:
- a CDS encoding ABC transporter substrate-binding protein, whose translation is MLKHAVIPFLVGAGLLAAAPSVLAASNLVFCSEGSPAGFDPGQYTTGTDFDASAETIFNRLTQFERGGTKVIPGLATKWEVSDDGKTYTFHLREGVKFHTTEYFKPTREFDADDVLFTFNRMLDKNHPFRKAYPTEFPYFTDMGMDKNIARIEKVDPHTVRFTLNEVDAAFIQNLAMSFASVQSAEYADQLLKQGKAADINQKPIGTGPFVFSKYQKDAQIRYKGNKDYWQPDDVKIDNLIFAISTDASVRMQKLKKNECQVTLFPRPADIEPLKKDAKLQMPEQAGFNLGYIAYNVMDKIKGESQPNPLSQLKVREALDMAVNKQQIIESVYQGAGQLAVNAMPPTQWSYDTTIKDAKYDPEKAKQLLKEAGIKEGTEITLWAMPVQRPYNPNAKLMAEMLQSDWAKIGIKAKIVSYEWGEYIKRSKGGEQGAMLIGWSGDNGDPDNWLGTLYGCDALDGNNFSKWCYKPYDDLIKQAKATPDQAKRTELYKQAQHILKEQVPITPIAHSTVYQPMSTAVKDFKISPFGLNSFYGVSVAK